From the Synechococcus sp. KORDI-49 genome, the window CAAAAACGGCTATTATTATTTGCAAGGAACTTCAATGGCTGCACCTGTGGTTGCTGGTGCAGCAGCCCTCATACGTGCTCAATACCCAGAACTTACGGCAGCAGAAGTTAAGCAGGCCATCGTTGATGGAGCCCAACAATTCAAGCAACTTCAATCAGTCGTGGATGCTGGCAGCTATCTTGACATCCCTGGAGCATTAACGGAAGCTGCATTACTACAGGACAACAGCTCAAGGGCTAGACATAAACCAACGCTTCCTGGATTTCTTTCCACTGGGCAAACAATCAAATCAATCAGCCAAGACCCAGGAGAAGCCAGCAGCGACTCAAATGCTACACAAGCAGTTGAATACCTGTGGGAAATATCATATGACGGCGTTGAGTGGGCGACAGTATCACAGTCTGCGGAATTTGAAATTGAGGATGCCCACGAAGGTGCCTTGCTTAAACTCACGGAGGGCTATACCGACGAAAGCAACTCCGTCTACTTCCTGGAGTCTGATCCGAGTCAAATCGAGTATTCAAATGATGGGGCAGCTGAGTTTCAGATCCAAGGCAACTCACTCGTTGGTAGTGAACTGCTGATTGAGAAAATAAAAGCTGACCCCGATGGTGATGGCTCTTTTACATATCAATGGCAACTTTCATCTGATGGAAGCAACTGGTCATCCATTGGTTCCTCTCAAAGCCTGCGCTTGGATGAAGCATATGCTGATGCTAACATCAAAGTAATTGTAAGTTATACAGACCAGCAGGGATTCAATGAATCGATCGAAACAACTTCTCTGACTATTCAAATTCCTGAGGTCAAGCCACCAGCCGAAAACAAAACCGATACTTCACCACCAACACTCCAATCTCTCCAGCTCTCATCTGACAACCTTGATCTCTCTCTCGAGACGTCCCTACAAGCTTCCATCCAACTCTCGGATGACATCAGCGGCTTTGCAGATGATTCCGCACTTCATGCTGAAATCCGTTGGTTGAGTCCCTCTGGCAATCAATTCGTTGATGCTTCTTTCTATGCATCCTCTTCTGGTAATGATCTAGACGCCACATTCACAGATACCGTCTCCTTCCTACCAAGCAGCGAAACAGGAACCTGGTCTGTCGATTACCTCCGCATCATTGATGATGCTGGCAACAGCACGCAATTCAACAATTCTGAACTCCTTTCTCTCAGCATTGACCCCTCCTTTTCACTTTCAGCTGGTACCGACGGTAACAACAACAATACTGATACCGCTCCTCCAACACTCCAATCTCTCCAGCTCTCATCTGACAACCTTGATCTCTCTCTCGAGACGTCCCTACAAGCTTCCATCCAACTCTCGGATGACATCAGCGGCTTTGCAGATGATTCCGCACTTCATGCTGAAATCCGTTGGTTGAGTCCCTCTGGCAATCAATTCGTTGATGCTTCTTTCTATGCATCCTCTTCTGGTAATGATCTAGATGCCACATTTACAGATACCGTCTCCTTCCTACCAAGCAGCGAAACAGGAACCTGGTCTGTCGATTACCTCCGCATCATTGATGATGCTGGCAACCGTACTCAATTCAACAGTTCTGAACTCCTTTCTCTCAGCATTGATCCCACCTTTTCACTTTCAGCTGGCACCGACGGTAACAACAACAATACTGATACCGCTCCTCCAACACTCCAATCTCTCCAGCTCTCATCTGACAACCTTGATCTCTCTCTCGAGACGTCCCTACAAGCTTCCATCCAACTCTCGGATGACATCAGCGGCTTTGCAGATGATTCCGCACTTCATGCTGAAATCCGTTGGTTGAGTCCCTCTGGCAATCAATTCGTTGATGCTTCTTTCTATGCATCCTCTTCTGGTAATGATCTAGACGCCACATTCACAGATACCGTCTCCTTCCTACCAAGCAGCGAAACAGGAACTTGGTCTGTCGATTACCTCCGCATCATTGATGATGCTGGCAACCGCACTCAATTCAACAGTTCTGAACTCCTTTCTCTCAGCATTGATCCCACCTTTGATCTATTCAGAAACAGAAACGAGAATTCAATCAGCTCAGACCCTACAGATATAGATGGAGACAATCTGATTCAGCCCCTCACCGATGGACTGATCCTCACCACCGCTGCTTACGCCATCGAAGTTGCCAGTGGAGCACTGACGGCACCGGCTTCCTTCAACGGCTCACTGCTTGACGCTGTCATCCATCCGGCTTCCAACCGCTCCACATCAGCCGCGATCAAGGCACACCTCACCTCCGCCATCAGCAGCTCATCCCTGGAGAGCAACAACAACGGCATCGTTGATCTCCAGGATGCTGAATCCATGCTCCGCTCTGCCATGGGCACCTTCCCCGGCAATGCTCTTTCGTCTGATCTGGCGGAATCTGCCCTCACTCTTGGCACGGCATCACCTCTCACCCTCGAGCAGCAGCTCCATGCCATTGAGCAGACCGCATGGCTGGGTTGACGAACACTTGCCCCTCACGCCTTAAGCCATGCTCCCGCTCATCGCCATGCTGATTTGCCCTGGGCAGACAACCCTGGAAGCTCAGGCCTGTGCCACACGAAATGTCGAACAATCCGACGCCAAGCTGAATGCAATCCTGGGCGACAGAACGTTCTCAGCGTGGAACAAGCATCGTGACCGCTTCTGCTCCCTGGCCAAAGAGTCGCTGAAGGACGGATCCATTCACGGCCAAGTTCTGCTGGGTTGCTTTCAGCAGTTCAATCAACTGCTGCTGAATGAATTTCACAGCCTGGCTGATCCGCCTCTCAAGCAGAACAGAGCAGAAGGTGAATGGGTTCACTGCATCGTCAAGCGTGAGTCCGGGCACCAGTTCGATGGCGGATGCATGGTCCAACCGTTCGCTGGCGATGGGAGCTTTCACCTGCGCAATGCCTTCCACGATGTTGATCTGATCCCCGGGATCAATCGCCTCACCATCCGTGTCACGGAACCCAGCAAAGCTTGGTTGACCGTCCAAGGCTTGAACCTTGATCAGTCACCTAGCCAGACCCAATCACCCGCTGAGCGCCGTGACGATGACAAGACCTGCTGGATCACCAGAGGGTTATCGGTCTGCATCAACTGAACAGCGATCAGGTCAGAATGCGCCCATGACTCCGTTCCACTCCACCGCAGCTCTGCTGCTGCTGGCTCTCGCCCTGCCGGTGCAGGCGGCAGAGCCGTATGTGCCCTGGCCGAGCAAGGAGAAGCTGCGCGAGATTCAGCTCGCCGCCTACAGCTGTTCCAGGGAGAACGACGCGGCTGACTGCAGCCGAGCCCGCAGCCTGGCTGATCCGCTGATGGACCATCCCCGCCTGCCCGTGGTCTGCAAGGACGTGCTCTGGGCCGTGATCGAACGATCCACCACCGCAGGCAGCAACGATTACAAACGCCGCGACAGCATCGACAGCGAGGCCCGGCGCATCACGATCAGCTGCGCGGAGCCAGTGAAGAAAACGCCGAAGAACCAGCCTCAGGGTGGACCGAATCCCGGCGGTGGTGGCAGCGGCTTCGGGTTCGGGGCCTCCTGATCACGCTCAGCGTGCTGATGCCCCGTCGCCGAGCATCTGGAGCAGCGTTTCAGAGGTGCTGAGCATTTCAGCCACGTCCAGTTCCAGCTCGCGACCGGCGATATCGGAGGCCAGATCGCAGACCGACGAGGAGAGGCCGGACACGTCGCAGCTGTTGGACAGCTGCACGATGGCGTTGGAGAGCTTGCCGCGCAGGCATTCCTCCGAACCTGCCTCATGGATCACGGCCTGAGCGGCGTTCTTGGCAGCAGCCGAGGCCTCAGGGAACGGCTTTGCCCGCTTCCAGGCCTGGGTGGCGTGGGCTGGAGCCAGCTGTAACCCGGCTCCAAGCAGCATCAGCAGCAATGTTCTGTGCATATCCGAGCCCAAAACGCGCGGGGAGTGGCTGGCGACCGCAACTGGTCGTGTCCATCACGCTGCCACGGTCATCCCGTGTTTACGTTCCGCGTAGTCCCACTCTTCGTGATGACCACCTCGGCCCCGGTGGAACCGACGCAACGTCAGGTGCGCCTGGACACTCCCTTCACCGATCAGAAGCCCGGCACGTCCGGACTGCGCAAGAGCAGCCAGCAGTTCGAAGCGCCGCACTACCTCGAGAGCTTCGTGGAGGCCGTGTTCCGCACCCTCACCGGTGTGCAGGGGGGAACCCTGGTGCTGGGGGGCGACGGCCGCTACGGCAACCGTCGTGCCATCGACGTGATCCTGCGCATGGGGGCCGCCCATGGCCTCAGCAAGGTGATCGTCGCCACCGGCGGCATCCTTTCCACCCCCGCGGCCTCCAACCTGATTCGCAAGCGTCAGGCCATCGGCGGCATCATCCTTTCGGCAAGCCACAACCCCGGCGGCCCTGATGGGGACTTCGGCGTGAAGGTGAACGGTGCCAACGGCGGGCCGACGCCGGCCAGCTTCACCGACGCGGTGTTCGAGTGCACCAAAACCCTTGAGCAGTACACGATCCTCGAAGCGCCGGCGATCCCCATCGATGCTCCCGGCAGCTTCAGCATCGGTGCGATGCAGGTGGAGGTGATCGACGGCGTCGATGACTTCGTGGCGCTGATGCAGCAGCTGTTCGATTTCGATCGCATCGCCGATCTGATTCGCGGCGATTTCCCGCTGGCCTTCGACGCCATGCACGCCGTCACCGGTCCCTACGCCAGCCGCGTGTTCGAGAGTCTGCTGGGTGCTCCGGCCGGCAGCGTGCGCAACGGCGTCCCCCTCGAGGACTTCGGCGGTGGTCATCCCGACCCGAACCTCACCTATGCCCATGAGCTGGCCGATCTGCTGCTCAACGGTGATGCCCATCGCTTCGGTGCCGCCTGCGATGGCGATGGCGACCGCAACATGATTCTGGGCCACCAGTGCTTCGTGAATCCCAGCGACAGCCTTGCCGTGCTCACGGCCAATGCGTCGGTGGTGCCGGCTTACGCCTCCGGCCTGGCGGGTGTGGCGCGATCGATGCCCACCAGTGCTGCCGTTGATGTGGTGGCCAAGGAACTGGGCATTGACTGCTTCGAAACCCCCACGGGGTGGAAGTTCTTCGGCAACCTGCTCGATGCCGGTCGCATCACCCTCTGCGGTGAAGAGAGCTTCGGCACCGGCAGCAATCACATCCGTGAGAAAGACGGCCTCTGGGCCGTGCTGTTCTGGCTGCAGATCCTGGCGGAACGCCGCTGCAGCGTCGCCGAGATCATGGCCGAGCACTGGAAGCGCTTCGGACGCCACTACTACTCCCGCCACGACTATGAGGCGGTGCCCAGCGACGCGGCCCATGGTCTCTATGACCGCCTCGAAGGCATGCTTCCCGGCCTCATCGGCCAGTCCTTGGCGGGTCGCAGCATCAGCGGGGCCGACAACTTCAGCTACACCGACCCCGTCGATGGCTCCGTGACCAAAGGCCAGGGACTTCGCATCCAGCTCGAGGACGGCAGCAGGGTTGTTGTTCGCCTCTCCGGCACAGGCACCAAGGGCGCCACGATCCGTGTGTATCTCGAGAGTTACGTGCCCAGCACCGGTGATCTCAACCAGGATCCCCAGATCGCTCTGGCCGACATGATCAGCGGCATCAATGCGCTGGCGGAGATCCAGGAGCGCACCGGCATGGACCGTCCCACCGTGATCACTTAAACCGTGATCACCTGATCGTCGGCTCAGCGGCGGCCCCGATGGGGGTTGTAGTGGCGGTAAGCCTCATCGGTGGCCTCCTGCTGAAGCTGACGCATCACCTCAATCGCGAAGCTGCTCAGGGCTCCAGCCAGGATCACCATCAGAAAGAACAACCGGACGCTGCGCTGCGGGATCTCAGCAGGGGAGTGTTCGATCAGTTCCTGGATGAAGAAACTCACAGCGGCGCCGGTGGCCGCTCCCACCACAGCAGCCATCAACACCCTCCAGCCGCTGAAGGAACGGCTCGGATCCAGTTCCGGTCGCTGATCCATCGGGGTCATGACGTCGGCGTCTGCTCAGTTGTGACGTCCCGTCCCTCCGCCTCGCCCAGCAGAGATTTCATCACCACGTAAAACACAGGCACCACGAGGGTGGAGAGGAAGGTGGCCACCAGCAGACCGCCGAACACCACAAGCCCGAGGGAGGACTGACTCTGGGCGCCGGCACCGGTGGCCAGCATCAACGGCAGGAAGCCGGTGAGTGAGGAGATCGCCGTCATCAGGATCGGCCGCAGACGCGACTGAGCCGCGAAACGGGCGGCCTCGAGGGCGGAATCCCCCTCGCCCATCCGCTGATTGGCAAGGTCCACGATCAGGATCGCGTTCCCTCCCGCCAGACCGATCAGCATCACCAGACCCACCTGGGCATAGATGTTCAGCACCTGGCCCGCACCGGCAAGAAACACCAGGGCGCCCAGCAGAGCGGTGGGAACCGTCAGCAGGATGATGATCGGATCGGTGTAGCTCTCGTACTGGGCGGAGAGCACCAGGAACACCGCCAGGATGCCGAGGGCGAAGATCACGATCGCCAGGGATCCCGCCTTCACTTCCTCCCGGGAGATGCCGGTCCAGTCGTAATCAAGACCCCGGAAGCTGCCCTGTTCAAACGTCTGGCGCATCGCCGAGATCGCCTGACCGGAACTGTTGCCCGCAGCCGGCGTGCCCTCCACCTTGATCGAGCGGTAGAGATTGAAATGGGGGATGACGCTCGGCCCCGTGGATG encodes:
- a CDS encoding alpha-D-glucose phosphate-specific phosphoglucomutase is translated as MTTSAPVEPTQRQVRLDTPFTDQKPGTSGLRKSSQQFEAPHYLESFVEAVFRTLTGVQGGTLVLGGDGRYGNRRAIDVILRMGAAHGLSKVIVATGGILSTPAASNLIRKRQAIGGIILSASHNPGGPDGDFGVKVNGANGGPTPASFTDAVFECTKTLEQYTILEAPAIPIDAPGSFSIGAMQVEVIDGVDDFVALMQQLFDFDRIADLIRGDFPLAFDAMHAVTGPYASRVFESLLGAPAGSVRNGVPLEDFGGGHPDPNLTYAHELADLLLNGDAHRFGAACDGDGDRNMILGHQCFVNPSDSLAVLTANASVVPAYASGLAGVARSMPTSAAVDVVAKELGIDCFETPTGWKFFGNLLDAGRITLCGEESFGTGSNHIREKDGLWAVLFWLQILAERRCSVAEIMAEHWKRFGRHYYSRHDYEAVPSDAAHGLYDRLEGMLPGLIGQSLAGRSISGADNFSYTDPVDGSVTKGQGLRIQLEDGSRVVVRLSGTGTKGATIRVYLESYVPSTGDLNQDPQIALADMISGINALAEIQERTGMDRPTVIT